One genomic window of Actinoalloteichus hoggarensis includes the following:
- a CDS encoding acyl carrier protein: protein MSNEGTTNISDGLAEIVEEVAGVAAADVTPEKSFIDDLDIDSLSMVEIAVQAEDKFGVKIPDDKLADLKTVGDAVKYIDDNK from the coding sequence GTGTCGAACGAGGGAACCACCAACATCTCCGACGGCCTCGCCGAGATCGTCGAGGAGGTCGCCGGTGTCGCCGCCGCCGACGTCACCCCGGAAAAGTCCTTCATCGACGACCTGGACATCGACTCGCTGTCGATGGTGGAGATCGCCGTGCAGGCCGAGGACAAGTTCGGCGTCAAGATCCCGGATGACAAGCTCGCCGACCTCAAGACCGTGGGCGATGCGGTGAAGTACATCGACGACAACAAGTGA
- a CDS encoding beta-ketoacyl-[acyl-carrier-protein] synthase family protein → MTDNDVVVTGLGATTPLGGDVASTWDAMLAGRNGVRRIPAEWPEKYELPVHIAAPLAVEPTDVLPRVQARRLDRCEQVAVIASRQAWADAGSPEVDPERLAVVVGTGIGGAITLLDQDDLLEQKGLRKVSPLTIPMLMPNGPAAAVGLELGSQGGVHAPVSACASGAEALAWGWRMLKAGEVDVVVAGGAEAVIHSLPVAGFAQMRALSTRNDEPERASRPFDADRDGFVLGEGAGIMVLERAEYAAARGARVYGRLAGVGTSADAYHITAPEPTGRGQSSAIQKALRTADLSPSDIDHVNAHATSTPVGDVAEAVSIKASIGDHPVVTAPKSAMGHLLGAAGAVESIIALLSLYHGVVPATQNLENLDPGVELDVVADAPRKGTFSAAVNDAFGFGGHNVALAFTGGQPG, encoded by the coding sequence GTGACCGACAACGACGTAGTCGTCACCGGGCTCGGCGCGACGACACCGCTCGGCGGTGACGTCGCGTCCACCTGGGACGCCATGCTCGCCGGGCGTAACGGTGTCCGGCGGATCCCTGCCGAATGGCCGGAGAAGTACGAGCTTCCGGTCCACATCGCCGCTCCCCTGGCGGTGGAGCCGACCGACGTGCTGCCCCGTGTCCAGGCTCGCAGGCTCGACCGCTGTGAGCAGGTCGCGGTCATCGCGTCGCGGCAGGCCTGGGCGGACGCCGGGTCTCCCGAGGTCGACCCGGAGCGACTCGCCGTCGTGGTCGGCACCGGTATCGGCGGTGCCATCACGCTGCTCGACCAGGATGATCTGCTGGAGCAGAAGGGCCTGCGGAAGGTCTCGCCCCTGACCATTCCCATGCTGATGCCCAACGGGCCCGCGGCCGCCGTCGGTCTGGAGCTGGGCTCGCAAGGCGGCGTGCACGCGCCGGTCTCGGCGTGTGCCTCCGGTGCGGAGGCGCTCGCCTGGGGCTGGCGGATGCTCAAGGCAGGCGAGGTCGACGTGGTCGTGGCGGGCGGCGCCGAAGCGGTGATCCACTCGCTGCCGGTCGCGGGCTTCGCCCAGATGCGTGCGCTGAGCACCCGCAACGACGAGCCGGAGCGTGCCTCGCGGCCGTTCGACGCCGATCGGGACGGCTTCGTCCTCGGTGAGGGCGCGGGGATCATGGTGCTGGAGCGCGCCGAGTACGCCGCGGCCAGAGGCGCCCGGGTCTACGGGAGGCTGGCGGGCGTGGGCACCAGCGCCGACGCCTACCACATCACCGCGCCCGAGCCGACCGGCCGAGGGCAGTCCTCGGCCATCCAGAAGGCGCTGCGGACGGCGGACCTGTCCCCGTCCGACATCGATCACGTCAACGCGCATGCGACGTCCACCCCGGTGGGCGATGTGGCCGAGGCCGTGTCCATCAAGGCCTCGATCGGGGATCACCCGGTGGTGACGGCGCCGAAGTCGGCGATGGGGCACCTGCTCGGAGCCGCGGGCGCGGTCGAGTCGATCATCGCGCTGCTCTCGCTCTATCACGGCGTGGTGCCTGCCACGCAGAACCTGGAGAACCTCGATCCGGGCGTGGAGCTCGACGTCGTGGCGGACGCCCCGCGCAAGGGCACCTTCAGCGCGGCGGTGAACGACGCCTTCGGTTTCGGCGGACACAACGTCGCGCTGGCGTTCACGGGCGGGCAGCCCGGCTGA
- a CDS encoding DUF3145 domain-containing protein: MSTCGNTSGVVYVHSSPSAVCPHVEWAISGTVGTRVGLQWTGQPMAAGQLRAECNWTGAAGTAARLASALRVWPMIRFEVTEEPSPGIDGERFCHVPGLGLWRARTSANGDIVVTEDQLRALLACGGDQATVAHRVGELLGAAWDDALEPFRPAGDGAPVTWLHQVG; the protein is encoded by the coding sequence GTGAGCACTTGTGGCAACACCAGTGGCGTCGTCTACGTCCACTCGTCGCCTTCCGCGGTCTGTCCGCATGTCGAGTGGGCGATCTCGGGGACGGTGGGCACGCGGGTCGGCCTGCAGTGGACCGGGCAGCCGATGGCCGCCGGGCAGCTGCGCGCCGAATGCAACTGGACAGGCGCGGCCGGTACCGCCGCGCGGCTGGCGTCCGCGCTGCGGGTCTGGCCGATGATCCGATTCGAGGTCACCGAGGAGCCGAGTCCCGGCATCGACGGCGAGCGGTTCTGCCATGTGCCCGGCCTCGGGCTGTGGCGGGCGAGAACCAGCGCCAACGGGGACATCGTCGTCACCGAGGACCAGCTGCGCGCCCTGCTGGCCTGCGGCGGTGATCAGGCGACCGTCGCACACCGGGTCGGGGAACTGCTCGGTGCGGCCTGGGATGACGCGCTCGAACCCTTCCGCCCCGCGGGCGACGGCGCTCCGGTCACCTGGCTGCACCAGGTCGGCTGA
- a CDS encoding dihydrolipoyl dehydrogenase family protein: MDQKKIEERTEYDVIVIGGGAVGENVAARAVQGGLRAVIVEAQLLGGECSYWACMPSKALLRPGSALAAVRRVPGAREAVTGGLDVAEVLKERDAIAADWKDDGQLEWARSSGIAVIKGTARITGPRRVRVTDADGDREVTAAQAVVVCTGSAPRTPPIPGLDEVRTWTSRDATSARSVPRRLAVLGGGPVGVELAQAWARLGSNVTLINGGARLLPRFEDFAGELVADGLREDGVEILLDTSLERVGAEAGGIALRTEEGRRIKADELLVATGRSPATHEIGLDVVGLTPGEPLRVDDSGQVTGVEGGWLYAAGDVTGRAPVTHQGKYAARVVGDVIAGRAAGSPEARSASPWSRFAATADHTAVPQVVFTDPEVAAVGFTEAAARQAGLRTRVADLDIAVGGSSVHAEDYRGRARMIVDEERRVLVGVTFAGYDVAELLHAATIAIVGEVPIDRLWHAVPAYPTISEVWLRLLEEYGL; encoded by the coding sequence GTGGATCAGAAGAAGATCGAAGAACGGACCGAGTACGACGTCATTGTCATCGGTGGCGGCGCGGTCGGCGAGAACGTGGCGGCTCGCGCGGTGCAGGGCGGGCTGCGCGCCGTGATCGTCGAGGCGCAGCTGTTGGGCGGCGAGTGCTCCTACTGGGCCTGCATGCCGAGCAAGGCGCTGCTGCGGCCGGGCAGCGCGCTCGCCGCCGTCCGCCGTGTCCCCGGAGCGCGGGAGGCGGTGACCGGCGGGCTGGACGTCGCCGAGGTCCTCAAGGAGCGGGATGCCATCGCCGCCGACTGGAAGGACGACGGTCAGCTCGAATGGGCACGCAGCAGCGGCATCGCCGTGATCAAGGGAACCGCGCGGATCACCGGCCCGCGTCGGGTCCGGGTGACCGACGCCGACGGCGACCGTGAGGTCACCGCGGCCCAGGCCGTGGTCGTCTGTACCGGCAGTGCTCCGCGTACCCCGCCGATCCCCGGCCTCGACGAGGTCCGCACCTGGACCTCCAGGGACGCGACCTCCGCGCGCTCGGTCCCTCGACGTCTCGCCGTCCTGGGCGGCGGACCGGTCGGCGTCGAACTGGCGCAGGCCTGGGCCCGGCTCGGCTCGAACGTGACCCTGATCAACGGCGGCGCACGACTTCTCCCTCGGTTCGAGGACTTCGCGGGCGAGCTGGTCGCCGACGGGCTGCGGGAGGACGGCGTCGAGATTCTGCTCGACACCTCGCTGGAACGGGTCGGCGCCGAAGCGGGCGGCATCGCCCTGCGAACCGAGGAAGGCAGGCGGATCAAGGCCGATGAGCTGCTCGTCGCGACCGGGCGGAGCCCGGCGACCCACGAGATCGGGCTGGACGTGGTCGGCCTCACCCCCGGCGAGCCGCTCCGGGTCGACGACTCCGGGCAGGTGACCGGTGTCGAGGGCGGCTGGCTGTACGCGGCGGGCGACGTCACCGGCCGGGCTCCCGTGACCCACCAGGGCAAGTACGCCGCCCGGGTGGTCGGCGACGTGATCGCCGGCCGTGCGGCCGGATCGCCCGAGGCCCGCAGCGCCTCGCCGTGGAGCCGGTTCGCCGCCACCGCGGATCACACCGCCGTCCCGCAGGTCGTGTTCACCGATCCCGAGGTCGCCGCCGTCGGATTCACCGAGGCGGCCGCCCGGCAGGCGGGCCTGCGCACCCGGGTCGCCGACCTGGACATCGCCGTGGGCGGATCGTCGGTGCACGCCGAGGACTATCGCGGCCGGGCTCGCATGATCGTCGACGAGGAGCGACGAGTTCTGGTGGGCGTCACGTTCGCGGGTTACGACGTGGCCGAGCTGCTGCACGCCGCCACCATCGCCATCGTCGGCGAGGTGCCGATCGACCGGCTCTGGCACGCGGTGCCCGCCTACCCGACGATCAGCGAGGTATGGCTGCGGCTGCTGGAGGAGTACGGACTCTGA